A single genomic interval of Chlorogloeopsis sp. ULAP01 harbors:
- a CDS encoding universal stress protein, translated as MLMRLQNALGRDDLIEQMVLLWGQSTPDWESATSVKSVNLIVGYDSSPKSHTALDISLLIAHQTRIATKTHVTVQAVYVLEDNQTSHLLDVLPQKEVVNSGFSHRFSLDLPAISTSNRIYQRVLNKTYKFASAERILWQARCLAEEWQSYFKAHLRFGCLADELKKVVASEAASLLFLGCNSPQHPIIQKLKYSCPCPVLGIPHCIDNE; from the coding sequence ATGTTAATGCGTTTGCAAAACGCGCTCGGTAGAGATGATTTGATTGAACAAATGGTGTTGCTTTGGGGACAATCAACACCTGATTGGGAATCAGCTACATCTGTCAAATCAGTCAACTTAATTGTTGGTTATGATAGTTCTCCTAAAAGTCACACAGCCTTGGATATTAGTTTATTGATTGCTCATCAAACGCGTATTGCCACTAAAACACACGTCACAGTTCAAGCAGTTTATGTTTTAGAAGACAATCAAACTAGTCATCTTTTGGATGTCTTACCACAAAAAGAAGTTGTTAACAGTGGATTTTCCCATCGGTTTTCATTAGATTTACCTGCCATCTCAACATCAAATAGAATTTATCAACGCGTCTTAAATAAAACATATAAGTTCGCATCTGCAGAGCGTATTCTCTGGCAAGCACGTTGTCTAGCTGAAGAATGGCAGAGTTATTTTAAGGCTCATCTACGATTTGGTTGTCTTGCAGATGAATTAAAGAAAGTAGTAGCATCGGAGGCTGCATCTCTACTATTTTTAGGTTGTAATTCACCTCAGCATCCCATCATCCAAAAACTAAAATATAGCTGTCCCTGTCCAGTATTAGGTATTCCCCATTGTATTGACAATGAATGA
- a CDS encoding ABC transporter ATP-binding protein, giving the protein MTKSTSFSMNINEKTSHTTPFLEIENLVKAYPNNNDDGKFVVLDGVNLSVGEDEFISVIGHSGCGKSTLLKIVAGLEKATSGSVRLDGKEIRKPGAERMMVFQHYSLLPWLTVKENIRLAVDEVLKNATRTEKISIVNEHLAMVNLTAAADKYPDEISGGMKQRVGIARALAIRPKMLLMDEPFGALDALTRGKLQRQVLDIWERHRQAVMMITHDVDEAIYMSDRIVLMTNGPAANIGEILEVPFPHPRDRSQMRDSKEYYELRNYALNFLEQNFTSDE; this is encoded by the coding sequence ATGACTAAATCTACTTCCTTCTCAATGAATATTAACGAAAAAACCTCACACACTACTCCATTCCTAGAAATTGAAAATTTAGTCAAGGCTTATCCAAACAATAATGACGATGGAAAATTTGTGGTTTTGGATGGTGTGAATCTGTCAGTGGGAGAGGATGAATTTATTTCTGTAATCGGCCACTCTGGTTGTGGTAAATCCACACTTTTAAAGATTGTAGCTGGTTTAGAAAAAGCAACTTCTGGTTCAGTAAGACTTGATGGTAAAGAAATTCGCAAACCCGGTGCAGAAAGAATGATGGTGTTTCAGCACTATTCGTTGCTGCCTTGGCTAACCGTAAAGGAAAATATCCGTTTGGCTGTAGATGAAGTTCTCAAAAATGCTACTCGCACAGAAAAAATTAGCATTGTTAATGAACATTTAGCAATGGTGAACTTAACAGCAGCAGCTGATAAATATCCCGATGAAATTTCCGGAGGAATGAAGCAGCGAGTAGGTATTGCTAGAGCTTTGGCAATTCGTCCGAAAATGTTACTCATGGATGAACCTTTTGGCGCATTAGATGCTCTCACTCGTGGAAAATTACAACGGCAAGTTTTAGATATTTGGGAACGACACCGACAAGCGGTAATGATGATTACCCATGATGTAGATGAGGCTATTTATATGTCCGATCGCATTGTATTAATGACTAACGGCCCGGCTGCAAATATAGGGGAAATTCTAGAAGTACCATTTCCCCATCCACGCGATCGCTCCCAAATGCGAGACTCTAAGGAATATTATGAATTGCGCAACTATGCTTTGAATTTCTTAGAGCAAAACTTCACCTCAGATGAGTAG
- the ntrB gene encoding nitrate ABC transporter permease — protein MAQLNLAAIAAVAGQVAWKKAKPVIFRDVVLLPALGFLGIIVLWWVVALVNHELMPTPPEALIANLDYILNPFYQRGPGNLGIGWLLLASLRRVLLGFLLGAVVAIPAGFLIGMSKNAMLALNPIIQIFKPVSPLAWLPIALAIFNLADPSAIFVIFITSLWPTIINTALGVSSVPKDYLDVARVLEMPRWRQIAKIILPASLPYIFTGLRISLGIAWLVIVAVEMLTGGIGIGFFVWDEWSRLNLSSVFLAVLVIGLTGLLLDYAVGKIQELVTHRPRTAN, from the coding sequence ATGGCACAACTAAATTTGGCTGCGATCGCCGCAGTAGCTGGGCAAGTAGCCTGGAAAAAGGCAAAACCTGTAATTTTTAGGGATGTGGTATTACTACCTGCCCTTGGATTTTTGGGGATTATTGTGTTGTGGTGGGTGGTTGCCCTTGTTAACCATGAATTAATGCCCACTCCACCTGAAGCGCTAATTGCTAATTTAGATTACATTCTAAATCCGTTCTATCAAAGAGGGCCAGGTAACTTAGGTATTGGTTGGTTATTGCTAGCAAGCTTGCGACGAGTGTTGCTTGGATTTCTGCTCGGTGCTGTTGTAGCAATTCCCGCGGGATTTTTGATTGGAATGTCAAAAAATGCAATGCTAGCTCTCAATCCCATCATTCAGATTTTTAAACCGGTGTCGCCACTGGCTTGGTTACCTATTGCTCTGGCTATATTCAACTTGGCAGATCCTTCGGCAATTTTTGTAATTTTTATCACCTCTTTATGGCCCACTATTATTAACACTGCTTTGGGAGTTTCTAGCGTTCCCAAAGATTATTTAGACGTAGCACGGGTACTAGAAATGCCTCGTTGGCGGCAGATTGCAAAAATTATCTTGCCTGCAAGTTTGCCTTATATTTTTACGGGTTTGCGAATTAGCTTAGGGATTGCTTGGCTAGTAATTGTTGCCGTGGAAATGTTGACAGGCGGTATTGGTATCGGCTTTTTTGTTTGGGATGAATGGAGCCGTTTAAATCTAAGTTCAGTATTTTTAGCCGTACTGGTGATTGGCTTAACTGGGTTATTACTTGATTATGCTGTAGGCAAAATACAAGAATTAGTAACCCATCGCCCCAGAACTGCAAATTAG
- a CDS encoding LysR family transcriptional regulator: MELRHLRYFIAVAEELHFSRAAERLHIAQPPLSQQIQQLEAELGVELFDRKTKRQVQLTEAGRVFLREAYQLLAQLEEAIELTRSTGRGERGQLRVGFISSVTYNVLPPILEAFHQQFPEVELRLQELTTTEQEHALCNHRIQVGFAHLPLEDDSLCWECIQQENLVVALPANHPLAKQEQIAVRSLAEERFILFPRHLGIGLYDKIIAVCKQGNFTPKVAQEAIQMQTIIGLVSAGMGIAIVPSSLQNLQRTGVVYRSIAQVTPLVETAIVWQPEAETPVMRQFLKVVRGVCNLSIPTGE; this comes from the coding sequence ATGGAACTGCGACATCTGCGTTACTTTATTGCTGTAGCGGAGGAATTACACTTCAGTCGAGCGGCGGAACGACTGCACATAGCGCAACCACCTTTAAGTCAGCAAATTCAACAACTGGAAGCGGAATTAGGAGTGGAATTATTTGATCGCAAAACTAAGCGTCAAGTACAACTAACAGAGGCAGGAAGAGTATTTTTGCGTGAAGCTTATCAACTTTTAGCCCAACTTGAGGAGGCGATTGAGTTAACCCGTAGTACGGGTAGGGGAGAAAGAGGACAATTACGGGTAGGGTTTATCAGTTCTGTTACTTATAATGTTCTGCCCCCTATCCTAGAAGCTTTTCATCAACAGTTTCCAGAGGTGGAATTGAGATTGCAGGAGTTAACAACAACAGAACAGGAACACGCTTTATGCAATCATCGCATCCAAGTTGGCTTTGCACATTTGCCTTTGGAAGATGACAGCCTTTGTTGGGAGTGCATTCAGCAAGAAAATCTTGTTGTTGCTTTACCTGCAAACCATCCTTTAGCAAAACAAGAACAGATAGCAGTGCGATCGCTTGCCGAAGAACGGTTTATTTTGTTTCCCCGTCATTTGGGAATTGGACTTTATGACAAGATTATTGCTGTGTGCAAGCAAGGTAACTTTACACCAAAAGTTGCACAAGAAGCTATCCAAATGCAAACAATCATTGGACTAGTTTCTGCCGGGATGGGGATTGCTATTGTGCCGTCTTCTTTGCAAAATCTCCAACGAACAGGTGTAGTGTATCGATCGATCGCCCAAGTAACACCCTTAGTAGAAACAGCGATAGTCTGGCAACCAGAGGCAGAAACACCAGTGATGCGACAATTTCTCAAAGTTGTCAGGGGTGTTTGCAATCTATCAATTCCTACAGGTGAATGA
- a CDS encoding ABC transporter substrate-binding protein: protein MSDTNCNYWTRRDFIKAIGATAGGMTLSSCAITGNTGARGLTEEALAVEPLVKPQQLEKPDITVGYVPVNDCAPFAIAWKKGFFRKYGLNVKLNREASWATSRDGLIFGRLDASPVVSGAVTNARIGAEGARHAPLCAAMTIHRHGNAMTMNKAMWDFGLRPWYEYKQKYGDRALEAFGRDFRNYFSKQPPEGKVWAVVLSSAIYEYFVRYISAAAGVDPLKEFRVIIVPPPQMVTNVRIGAMQAYMVAEPWNTRAITGNEGIGFTFAQGKEVWQGHPDRLLGVMQSFIDNYPKTYRSLVKAMIEACQYCSQPENRQEVAELITDRSFTGAKPKNPGAPVTKFTGPAIFGNYNYGGWDGKNRTVKAADTTIFYDIPDNVPKQPNEHSTFLWSSESIWLMTQAARWGQINEFPKNAEMLAQKGWRTDLYREIAAEMGIECPKDDYKVEPPEVFIDNKGFDPSDPIGYLKSFEIRANAPIRFYMS, encoded by the coding sequence ATGAGTGATACTAATTGCAATTATTGGACTAGACGAGACTTCATCAAAGCAATAGGAGCAACCGCAGGCGGAATGACGTTATCTTCCTGTGCCATCACTGGGAATACTGGCGCTAGAGGATTGACTGAAGAAGCTTTAGCAGTCGAACCACTAGTAAAACCACAACAGTTGGAAAAACCAGATATTACCGTTGGGTATGTTCCTGTCAATGACTGTGCGCCATTTGCGATCGCCTGGAAAAAAGGTTTTTTTCGCAAATATGGGTTAAATGTCAAACTCAATCGAGAAGCAAGCTGGGCAACTTCCCGTGATGGCTTGATTTTTGGTCGTCTTGATGCTTCGCCTGTGGTATCCGGTGCTGTCACCAATGCCAGAATTGGTGCAGAAGGTGCGCGTCACGCTCCCTTGTGCGCGGCGATGACGATTCATCGGCATGGTAACGCTATGACTATGAACAAAGCCATGTGGGATTTTGGGCTGCGTCCTTGGTACGAGTACAAACAAAAATATGGCGATCGCGCTTTGGAAGCTTTCGGGCGTGATTTTAGAAACTACTTTAGCAAGCAACCGCCTGAAGGCAAAGTTTGGGCAGTGGTACTAAGTTCTGCCATATACGAGTACTTTGTTCGCTATATTTCTGCTGCTGCGGGTGTCGATCCCCTGAAGGAGTTTCGCGTTATCATTGTTCCCCCACCGCAAATGGTAACTAATGTGCGGATTGGCGCGATGCAAGCCTATATGGTGGCAGAACCTTGGAATACACGCGCAATTACAGGTAACGAAGGCATCGGCTTTACCTTTGCTCAAGGAAAAGAAGTCTGGCAAGGACACCCAGATCGACTACTGGGGGTAATGCAATCTTTTATCGACAACTACCCAAAAACCTATCGCTCCCTTGTGAAGGCGATGATTGAAGCTTGTCAATATTGCAGTCAGCCTGAAAACCGTCAAGAAGTTGCCGAACTAATTACAGATCGCTCATTCACAGGAGCAAAACCCAAAAATCCTGGTGCTCCAGTTACAAAATTTACAGGCCCTGCAATTTTCGGTAACTACAACTATGGTGGCTGGGATGGCAAAAACCGCACCGTGAAAGCTGCTGATACCACTATTTTCTACGATATTCCCGACAATGTTCCCAAACAACCAAATGAACACTCTACATTTTTATGGAGTTCCGAAAGTATTTGGTTGATGACACAAGCCGCACGGTGGGGGCAAATTAATGAATTTCCTAAAAATGCCGAAATGCTGGCTCAAAAAGGTTGGAGAACCGATTTATATCGCGAGATTGCTGCGGAAATGGGCATTGAGTGTCCCAAAGATGACTACAAAGTGGAGCCTCCAGAAGTATTTATCGACAACAAAGGTTTTGACCCTAGCGATCCAATAGGGTATCTCAAAAGTTTTGAGATTAGAGCTAATGCTCCCATTCGTTTCTATATGTCTTAA
- a CDS encoding dienelactone hydrolase family protein encodes MTNTKILTSKVKISNGDLQIDAYLAQPADERTFPAVIVIQEIFGVNSHIRDVTERLAKEGYIAIAPAIFQRLAPGFETGYTPDDIQIGFQYAQQTKADEILSDIQATIDYLKTLPNLKADAIASIGFCFGGHIVYLAATLPEIKAAASFYGGGIATYTPGGGAPTITRTSDIKGTIYAFFGTQDDLIPLEQTQEIEAELKKHHIPHRVFRYKTGHGFFCDERSSFSPEAANDAWKKVLELFQSHLQTT; translated from the coding sequence ATGACAAACACTAAAATTCTTACTTCTAAAGTCAAAATTTCCAATGGTGATTTACAAATAGATGCTTACCTAGCTCAACCAGCAGACGAAAGAACTTTTCCAGCTGTAATTGTGATTCAAGAAATTTTTGGGGTAAACAGTCATATTCGTGATGTAACGGAGCGTTTGGCTAAGGAGGGGTATATAGCGATCGCACCAGCAATTTTTCAACGTCTTGCTCCCGGTTTTGAAACAGGGTACACCCCTGATGATATCCAAATTGGTTTTCAATATGCCCAACAGACTAAAGCAGATGAGATATTAAGTGATATCCAAGCCACTATTGATTATTTAAAGACTTTGCCCAACCTCAAAGCAGATGCGATCGCATCCATCGGTTTCTGTTTTGGCGGACATATTGTCTATCTTGCAGCTACATTACCTGAGATTAAAGCGGCAGCTTCCTTCTATGGAGGTGGAATTGCAACTTATACACCTGGTGGTGGTGCGCCTACTATTACTCGTACTTCTGATATTAAAGGTACTATTTATGCCTTCTTCGGCACGCAAGATGACTTAATTCCACTCGAACAAACACAAGAAATTGAAGCAGAGTTAAAGAAACATCATATTCCCCATCGTGTTTTTCGCTACAAAACAGGACATGGCTTTTTTTGTGATGAACGTTCTAGCTTCAGCCCAGAAGCTGCTAATGATGCTTGGAAAAAAGTTTTGGAACTATTCCAAAGCCATCTTCAAACTACCTAA
- a CDS encoding DUF2891 domain-containing protein, with protein MQLEAMEIDAAIATKFVQLVLNCIRQEYPHNNIFWFESDEDIKPPRELTPAFYGCLDWHSAVHGHWLLARLARYFPDAEFQKTAREALTQTLTSEKIQGEVAHLHRCPFFECPYGFSWLLQLATELYEWDDSQAKEWLAVLEPLEMLIANNFHRWLQRLELPDRTGGHFQTAFPLSLALDWARSRGNKDFANLIENKAQKFYLHNRNYPFHFEPLGYDFVSPCLAEADLMRRILKPKDFANWLTDFLPELLTEESEHYLQPAQVANPNDYLQSHFRGLNLSRAWMLEGIISRLPANDSRLNTLHSIAFLHRQHGLVEVANKHYSSSHWLGTFAVYLVTARGLCR; from the coding sequence ATGCAACTTGAAGCAATGGAGATTGACGCAGCGATCGCAACGAAGTTTGTTCAATTAGTGCTAAATTGCATCCGTCAAGAGTATCCGCACAACAACATTTTCTGGTTTGAAAGCGATGAGGATATTAAGCCACCACGCGAATTAACACCAGCGTTTTATGGTTGCTTGGATTGGCATTCAGCCGTACATGGACACTGGTTACTTGCACGGTTAGCACGTTATTTTCCTGATGCTGAGTTTCAGAAAACTGCAAGGGAAGCACTAACACAAACCCTTACTTCCGAAAAGATTCAAGGAGAAGTTGCCCATTTGCATCGATGTCCCTTCTTCGAGTGTCCTTACGGGTTTTCATGGCTGTTGCAACTTGCGACAGAATTGTATGAATGGGATGATTCCCAGGCGAAAGAATGGCTGGCTGTATTGGAACCGTTGGAAATGTTGATTGCCAATAACTTTCATCGCTGGCTTCAAAGGCTCGAACTTCCCGATCGCACGGGAGGACACTTCCAGACTGCATTTCCGCTCAGTTTGGCACTCGATTGGGCACGGAGTAGGGGAAATAAGGATTTTGCTAACTTGATCGAAAACAAGGCGCAAAAATTTTATCTGCATAATCGCAACTACCCATTTCATTTTGAACCATTGGGCTATGATTTTGTCTCTCCCTGTCTTGCAGAAGCTGATTTGATGCGCCGCATTCTCAAGCCGAAAGATTTCGCAAACTGGCTGACCGATTTTCTTCCAGAATTACTCACGGAAGAATCAGAACATTATTTGCAACCTGCACAAGTCGCTAATCCCAATGACTACTTACAATCTCATTTTCGAGGTCTAAACCTTAGTCGAGCCTGGATGCTTGAGGGCATTATTTCTCGATTACCCGCTAATGATTCTCGGCTCAATACGCTCCATTCTATCGCTTTTTTACATCGTCAGCATGGATTAGTAGAGGTTGCAAACAAACATTATTCGAGTAGCCATTGGTTGGGAACGTTTGCGGTTTATCTTGTAACGGCACGTGGATTGTGTAGGTAG
- a CDS encoding phosphotransferase, protein MCPDSTSEEVAIVSLYEEPDRSSLTARAVAASMSVASAYGITVDNPRVLANAYSVRVHLQPAPVVARVSTITPVLRSPIASWLAREVSVTEFLAAQGAPVVAPSDILPPGPHNCDGLAMTFWRYVQPVSDEVPGAVVTGRMLAELHDILRDYPSELPLLTAPLNDIPRGLERLKRIGNILTASDLMLLQETYDLLLPQLSNPVGSWQPLHGDAHSLNLLPTAQGLLWNDFEDTCTGSIAWDLINLSDEGKAAYRNIPEPEILEPYYKLRQLHAIVWVYALLPEFPDWVTHAKLILDKLRDRL, encoded by the coding sequence ATGTGTCCAGACTCTACAAGCGAAGAAGTTGCTATTGTGTCACTCTACGAAGAACCAGATCGTTCCTCACTCACTGCCCGTGCAGTAGCAGCATCAATGTCTGTTGCTTCTGCTTACGGCATAACTGTTGACAATCCCCGTGTGCTGGCTAATGCTTATTCTGTGCGAGTCCACCTGCAACCTGCGCCAGTCGTCGCCCGTGTGAGTACCATTACCCCTGTGCTACGTTCGCCGATCGCTTCTTGGTTGGCGCGTGAAGTCTCGGTTACCGAATTTCTTGCAGCACAAGGCGCTCCGGTAGTAGCACCCAGCGACATCTTACCACCAGGGCCGCATAATTGCGACGGTCTGGCGATGACATTCTGGCGCTACGTTCAACCAGTGTCTGATGAGGTACCGGGGGCTGTGGTGACTGGACGAATGCTTGCTGAGTTACACGACATTCTGCGCGATTACCCTAGTGAACTGCCGCTTTTGACAGCACCACTTAATGATATTCCACGCGGACTTGAGCGTCTTAAGCGTATTGGCAATATCCTGACTGCAAGTGACCTCATGTTACTACAAGAAACTTACGATCTGCTGCTTCCTCAGTTAAGCAATCCAGTCGGTTCGTGGCAGCCACTGCATGGTGATGCACATTCTTTAAATTTGCTTCCTACTGCACAGGGGCTACTGTGGAATGATTTTGAGGATACCTGCACAGGTTCCATTGCTTGGGATTTAATTAATCTTAGCGACGAGGGAAAGGCAGCCTATCGGAATATCCCTGAACCTGAGATACTGGAGCCATACTACAAACTGCGGCAACTACACGCTATCGTCTGGGTATATGCGCTGCTACCAGAGTTTCCTGACTGGGTTACACATGCCAAGCTCATACTTGATAAATTGCGCGATCGCCTTTGA
- a CDS encoding DUF433 domain-containing protein → MPVVAPKSYVEHRSDAYWVAGTRISLDSVVYAFRKELSPESIVQSFPLLTLEQVYGLIAFYLANRPEIDAYLADEEAAFDAMPQPLQITDPALYNKLMAAKAARQ, encoded by the coding sequence ATGCCAGTTGTAGCCCCTAAATCTTATGTAGAGCATCGCAGCGATGCTTATTGGGTTGCAGGAACTCGGATTTCCCTTGACTCGGTTGTTTATGCTTTCCGAAAAGAATTATCGCCTGAAAGCATTGTCCAGTCTTTTCCCTTGCTGACACTTGAACAGGTTTATGGATTGATCGCCTTTTATCTAGCCAATCGCCCTGAGATTGATGCTTATCTGGCAGACGAGGAAGCGGCATTTGATGCTATGCCCCAACCACTACAAATCACCGATCCTGCTTTGTACAACAAGCTTATGGCAGCTAAGGCAGCAAGACAGTAG
- a CDS encoding DUF4926 domain-containing protein, with translation MRLELYQEVALTRDLSEYELKAGDIATLVDFVSHPHGGEDGCVLEVFNAIGESIAVIIVPISAVEVLRVDKILTVRSLAKAG, from the coding sequence ATGAGGCTGGAGTTATATCAGGAAGTTGCTTTAACGCGTGACCTATCAGAGTATGAGCTAAAAGCAGGAGATATTGCAACGCTAGTTGATTTTGTCTCTCATCCTCATGGTGGTGAAGATGGATGCGTGCTAGAAGTTTTTAATGCGATCGGGGAATCCATCGCAGTAATTATTGTACCAATTTCTGCTGTAGAGGTTTTACGTGTAGATAAAATCTTGACAGTCCGTTCTTTAGCGAAAGCTGGTTAG
- a CDS encoding DUF6883 domain-containing protein yields MRIPADAIIADDQITRYLLVQKARNDKSKFLAQAGFTQENPEALRAAIQLLAETVEAIEDRSDEYGVLWRVEGELIGGNGVSLLVVTIWLQRQIDGKFQFVTLKPRKES; encoded by the coding sequence GTGAGGATTCCTGCTGATGCAATAATTGCCGATGATCAAATAACGCGCTATTTGCTTGTACAAAAAGCTAGGAACGATAAGTCAAAATTTTTGGCGCAGGCTGGATTCACCCAAGAAAACCCAGAAGCATTGCGAGCAGCCATCCAGTTACTTGCTGAAACGGTTGAAGCTATCGAAGATAGAAGTGATGAGTATGGAGTCTTGTGGCGGGTTGAAGGAGAGCTAATCGGTGGAAATGGAGTGAGTCTATTGGTTGTTACAATTTGGTTACAACGACAGATTGACGGCAAGTTTCAGTTTGTGACGCTTAAACCTCGCAAGGAGTCTTGA
- the hisC gene encoding histidinol-phosphate transaminase, with the protein MTNYFRSNINAMASYIPGEQPKRGTQIIKLNSNENPYPPSPAALAVLQNIDGEWLRRYPQPFGEDFRQAASKVLGVPSDWIIVGNGSDELLNLVIRACTEPGRKVVYPVPTYVLYQTLAGMQAADVVEIPHNEDYSLPLKELIAVNGAVTFIASPNSPSGHVVPIEELRELATQLSGVLVIDEAYVDFAEEDALALVQEYENVIAIRTLSKGYSLAGLRLGFGVANPKLLDGLFKVKDSYNIDAIACAVGAAAIADQKYKNTCVAKIKASRTQLATDLRKLGFRVWDSQTNFLLAQPPKGNAEYLYQKLKESLILVRYFQQPGLDDKLRITVGTDEQNQVLVKALSQFLDGGAG; encoded by the coding sequence ATGACCAATTATTTCCGCTCCAATATCAATGCAATGGCTAGTTATATCCCCGGTGAGCAACCCAAACGGGGTACGCAAATTATCAAACTCAATAGCAACGAGAATCCCTATCCTCCCTCTCCGGCGGCACTAGCTGTGCTACAGAACATTGATGGGGAATGGTTGCGGCGATATCCACAACCGTTTGGGGAGGATTTCCGGCAAGCCGCGAGCAAAGTTTTGGGAGTTCCCAGTGATTGGATTATTGTGGGGAATGGCAGTGACGAATTGTTGAACTTGGTGATTCGAGCCTGTACGGAACCTGGGCGGAAGGTAGTCTATCCGGTGCCTACCTACGTGTTATACCAGACATTAGCAGGAATGCAGGCTGCGGATGTTGTTGAAATTCCCCACAACGAAGACTATAGCTTACCCCTGAAAGAACTGATTGCGGTTAATGGTGCTGTAACATTTATTGCTTCCCCCAATAGTCCTTCGGGGCATGTGGTGCCAATTGAGGAACTGCGAGAACTAGCAACTCAGTTATCTGGGGTTTTGGTAATTGACGAAGCATACGTAGATTTTGCCGAAGAAGATGCATTAGCTTTGGTTCAGGAATACGAAAATGTAATTGCGATTCGGACACTTTCTAAGGGCTACTCATTAGCTGGATTGCGGTTGGGGTTTGGGGTAGCGAATCCGAAGCTGCTGGATGGATTGTTTAAGGTGAAGGATAGCTATAATATCGATGCGATCGCTTGTGCAGTTGGGGCAGCTGCGATCGCCGATCAAAAATATAAAAATACTTGTGTAGCCAAGATTAAAGCATCGCGAACTCAGCTAGCAACAGATTTAAGAAAATTAGGTTTTCGTGTTTGGGATTCTCAAACCAATTTTTTGTTGGCACAGCCACCAAAGGGGAATGCAGAATATCTCTATCAAAAGCTGAAGGAAAGCTTGATTTTAGTACGTTACTTTCAGCAACCAGGATTGGATGATAAATTACGCATCACTGTTGGTACTGATGAGCAGAATCAAGTCTTAGTGAAGGCACTGAGCCAATTTCTTGATGGTGGAGCGGGATAA
- a CDS encoding methyltransferase domain-containing protein, producing the protein MPENYTPGYSANAVNFMAQRTAVSHAAFFLPYLRPGMHILDCGCGPGTITLGLASAIAPGTVTAIDQAVSQIELAWDNAKKQEISNVNFITANIYTLLFAENTFDAVFTHAVFEHLQEPLQALRELWRVLKPGGIIGVRSPDWGGFLMTPTTPVLDRAMAYCKFLQEQNGGNPCIGRELCALLRQAGFINIKATATYECYEPLSLPAEYLALRIEASAEIEQAIEKGWVDGQASLLAMSESLREWSRHPDGFFAQTWCEVVGKKSV; encoded by the coding sequence ATGCCGGAAAATTACACACCAGGCTATTCTGCCAATGCCGTAAACTTTATGGCGCAGCGCACAGCCGTATCTCATGCCGCCTTCTTCCTTCCCTATCTGCGTCCAGGAATGCATATATTAGATTGTGGTTGCGGCCCTGGTACGATTACTCTAGGTTTAGCAAGTGCGATCGCTCCTGGTACAGTCACAGCAATTGACCAAGCAGTTTCTCAAATCGAGCTTGCCTGGGATAATGCCAAAAAACAAGAAATCAGTAATGTTAATTTTATTACCGCAAATATTTATACCTTACTCTTTGCAGAGAATACCTTTGATGCTGTGTTTACTCATGCTGTTTTCGAGCATCTCCAGGAACCTTTGCAGGCTTTACGGGAACTGTGGCGAGTTCTCAAACCAGGGGGCATAATTGGGGTTCGTAGCCCAGATTGGGGAGGATTTTTGATGACGCCAACAACACCAGTATTGGATCGAGCAATGGCTTATTGCAAGTTTCTTCAGGAGCAGAATGGTGGTAATCCCTGTATTGGTAGAGAGTTATGCGCTTTATTGCGACAAGCGGGATTTATCAACATTAAAGCCACCGCTACTTATGAATGCTACGAGCCATTGAGTTTGCCTGCCGAATATTTAGCCTTAAGAATAGAAGCCTCAGCAGAGATTGAGCAAGCTATAGAAAAAGGATGGGTTGATGGGCAAGCATCGCTGTTGGCAATGAGTGAAAGTTTACGGGAATGGAGTCGGCATCCAGATGGGTTTTTTGCTCAGACTTGGTGTGAAGTGGTTGGAAAAAAGAGCGTGTAA